In Anaeromyxobacter diazotrophicus, a genomic segment contains:
- a CDS encoding nucleotide sugar dehydrogenase, whose product MQELFEKIANRTARVGVIGQGYVGLPLALLFAEAGFRVTGFDLDPAKVQAIARGESYIKHIGPERVSGAVASGRYEATTDFSRLRACDAVLICVPTPLGTHREPDNSYIHSTAREIAKRLRYGQLVVLESTTYPGTTDTEVKGILEESGLQCSKEFLLAFSPEREDPGRKDFSTKSIPKVVGGVDPTSTEAAVALYGAAMDRVVPVSSTRVAESAKLLENVFRSVNIALVNELKVIFDRMGIDIWEVIEAARTKPFGFMPFYPGPGLGGHCIPLDPFYLSWKAAEHGLWARFIEMAGEINTRMPAYVVAKVTQGLNERGQALKGARVLVLGLSYKANIDDDRESPSYEILELLQEAGAQIAYCDPFFPRTPRTRKHDLELESVPVTPEAFARHDALVISTAHDQFKDAALYRDVPLVVDTRNTLAALFHGGAKGPRVVKA is encoded by the coding sequence ATGCAAGAGCTCTTCGAGAAGATCGCGAACCGGACCGCCAGGGTGGGGGTGATCGGCCAGGGCTACGTGGGGCTGCCGCTGGCGCTCCTCTTCGCCGAGGCGGGGTTCCGCGTCACCGGCTTCGACCTCGACCCGGCCAAGGTCCAGGCGATCGCGCGCGGCGAGTCGTACATCAAGCACATCGGGCCGGAGCGCGTGAGCGGCGCGGTGGCGAGCGGCCGGTACGAGGCGACCACCGACTTCAGCCGGCTCCGCGCCTGCGACGCGGTCCTCATCTGCGTGCCAACGCCGCTCGGGACGCACCGGGAGCCGGACAACTCGTACATCCACTCCACGGCGCGCGAGATCGCGAAGCGGCTCCGGTACGGCCAGCTCGTCGTGCTCGAGTCCACCACCTACCCCGGCACGACCGACACCGAGGTGAAGGGGATCCTGGAGGAGAGCGGGCTCCAGTGCTCGAAGGAGTTCCTCCTCGCCTTCTCGCCCGAGCGCGAGGACCCGGGCCGCAAGGACTTCTCCACCAAGAGCATCCCCAAGGTGGTGGGCGGCGTCGACCCGACCTCCACCGAGGCGGCGGTGGCGCTCTACGGCGCCGCCATGGACCGGGTGGTGCCGGTGTCGAGCACGCGCGTGGCCGAGTCGGCCAAGCTGCTCGAGAACGTCTTCCGATCGGTGAACATCGCGCTGGTGAACGAGCTCAAGGTGATCTTCGACCGGATGGGCATCGACATCTGGGAGGTGATCGAGGCGGCGCGGACGAAGCCGTTCGGCTTCATGCCGTTCTACCCGGGGCCGGGCCTGGGCGGGCACTGCATCCCGCTCGACCCCTTCTACCTCTCCTGGAAGGCCGCCGAGCACGGCCTGTGGGCGCGCTTCATCGAGATGGCCGGCGAGATCAACACCCGCATGCCCGCCTACGTCGTGGCCAAGGTGACGCAGGGCCTGAACGAGCGCGGCCAGGCGCTCAAGGGCGCCCGGGTGCTGGTGCTGGGCCTCTCGTACAAGGCGAACATCGACGACGACCGCGAGTCGCCGTCCTACGAGATCCTCGAGCTGCTCCAGGAGGCCGGCGCGCAGATCGCCTACTGCGACCCGTTCTTCCCGAGGACGCCCCGCACCCGCAAGCACGACCTCGAGCTCGAGTCGGTCCCGGTCACGCCGGAGGCGTTCGCCCGCCACGACGCGCTGGTGATCTCCACCGCGCACGACCAGTTCAAGGACGCCGCCCTGTACCGCGACGTCCCGCTGGTCGTGGACACCCGCAACACCCTCGCCGCGCTCTTCCACGGCGGGGCGAAGGGCCCGCGGGTGGTGAAGGCCTGA
- a CDS encoding glycosyltransferase family 4 protein produces the protein MTGERLKVVYLLDWFLFYATELSNAMAEDHEVLLVPRDHDFEVSSPDAPMRLAEYLDSALSKKVQVDRLRYRRRDPRSLLEVLRLHRKIRRWGADVVHVQDTVDWRVVLLVLLSRKRRVVVTVHDVTRHPGDDGSRGLQAFLFRLLLRTARKVIVHGEALRLQFQRTFPALARGADVVALPHGALSLYRAWDDPSVEEEPFTVLFFGRIVLYKGIEDLIAAQRLVSAALPQARFVLAGQGPLDAYRDALDPAAFELQNRFIPNREIPRLFRRAAVVVLPYREASQSGVLPLAYEFGKPVVATRVGSIPEAVEQGESGLLVDPGAPEQLAAALIAVLGDPALRRRLGQGARRLAQTRLSWRSIAERTARLYEEIAA, from the coding sequence ATGACCGGGGAGCGGCTGAAGGTCGTCTACCTCCTCGACTGGTTCCTGTTCTACGCGACCGAGCTGTCGAACGCGATGGCCGAGGACCACGAGGTGCTGCTCGTCCCTCGCGACCACGACTTCGAGGTGTCCTCGCCCGACGCCCCGATGCGCCTCGCCGAGTACCTGGACTCCGCGCTCAGCAAGAAGGTGCAGGTGGACCGCCTGCGGTACCGACGGCGCGACCCGCGGAGCCTGCTCGAGGTGCTCCGGCTGCACCGCAAGATCCGGCGCTGGGGCGCGGACGTGGTGCACGTCCAGGACACCGTCGACTGGCGCGTCGTCCTGCTCGTCCTGCTGAGCCGCAAGCGGCGGGTGGTGGTGACGGTCCACGACGTGACCCGCCACCCCGGGGACGACGGCAGCCGCGGCCTCCAGGCGTTCCTGTTCCGGCTGCTGCTCCGGACGGCGCGCAAGGTCATCGTCCACGGGGAGGCGCTCCGGCTGCAGTTCCAGCGCACCTTCCCGGCGCTGGCGCGCGGCGCCGACGTGGTGGCGCTCCCCCACGGCGCGCTGTCGCTCTACCGCGCCTGGGACGACCCGAGCGTCGAGGAGGAGCCGTTCACGGTCCTCTTCTTCGGCCGGATCGTGCTCTACAAGGGGATCGAGGACCTCATCGCCGCCCAGCGGCTCGTGTCGGCCGCCCTCCCCCAGGCGCGCTTCGTCCTCGCCGGCCAGGGGCCGCTCGACGCCTACCGGGACGCGCTCGACCCGGCCGCCTTCGAGCTCCAGAACCGGTTCATCCCGAACCGGGAGATCCCGCGCCTCTTCAGGCGGGCCGCGGTGGTGGTGCTGCCGTACCGCGAGGCGAGCCAGAGCGGGGTCCTCCCCCTTGCCTACGAGTTCGGGAAGCCCGTCGTCGCCACCCGGGTGGGCAGCATCCCGGAGGCGGTGGAGCAGGGGGAGTCGGGGCTCCTGGTGGACCCGGGGGCGCCGGAGCAGCTCGCCGCCGCGCTCATCGCCGTCCTCGGCGATCCGGCGCTCCGGCGGCGGCTCGGGCAGGGCGCGCGGCGGCTGGCGCAGACGCGGCTCTCGTGGCGGAGCATCGCCGAGCGCACCGCCCGGCTGTACGAGGAGATCGCGGCGTGA
- a CDS encoding serine acetyltransferase codes for MLEDLRADFECTSDLSPGPEPRRVLVPGRIPFLLFYRSGLQALVAYRLGRWVRAAARRPARWPAAAGLAPAWALLDAWVRRAFDIHLDASAEIGAGLQIWHLGGIRLRGCRLGERCVIHQEVRVEPAPEGGAGPRLGDRVWVGPHARIVGPVHVGAGATVAAGAVVTRDVPPDSLVMGNPARVVRVGYDNAALRDRE; via the coding sequence GTGCTCGAGGACCTCCGCGCCGACTTCGAGTGCACCTCGGACCTCTCGCCCGGCCCGGAGCCGCGGCGCGTGCTCGTCCCCGGCCGCATCCCGTTCCTGCTCTTCTACCGCTCCGGGCTGCAGGCCCTGGTGGCCTACCGGCTCGGCCGATGGGTGCGCGCGGCGGCCCGCCGCCCGGCCCGCTGGCCCGCCGCGGCGGGCCTGGCGCCGGCCTGGGCCCTGCTCGACGCGTGGGTGCGGCGCGCCTTCGACATCCACCTGGACGCCTCGGCCGAGATCGGGGCCGGGCTCCAGATCTGGCACCTGGGCGGCATCCGCCTCCGCGGGTGTCGCCTCGGGGAGCGCTGCGTGATCCACCAGGAGGTCCGGGTGGAGCCCGCGCCCGAAGGCGGCGCCGGCCCGCGGCTCGGAGACCGGGTGTGGGTCGGCCCGCACGCGCGCATCGTGGGCCCGGTCCACGTCGGCGCCGGGGCCACGGTCGCCGCCGGCGCGGTGGTGACGCGGGACGTGCCCCCGGACAGCCTGGTCATGGGGAACCCCGCCCGCGTCGTCCGCGTCGGCTACGACAACGCGGCGCTCCGCGACCGCGAGTGA
- a CDS encoding acyltransferase, with translation MTMLDRMASEQIASEQLARGARGAPVRERAAARPGPARTPAPLAGPSSPWRALREDARFAYALRHPGGRGGWWARAKVLAGARGLHLLAIRRVGSAALAWGSASGSLRPLRRGARLGAILALRAGEVLFKSSITAGAVIEGGVYLSERGHIIIGPRSMGAGTIVHDHVTIGRGALPEDKPDIGRGVWIGPRCVIFGRIRVGDGATVLPDTVLSVSVPAGAVVQGNPARVVRREADHGALRRGLAAACGSPPGTGAG, from the coding sequence ATGACGATGCTGGACCGGATGGCCAGCGAGCAGATCGCCAGCGAGCAGCTCGCGCGCGGCGCGCGCGGCGCCCCGGTGCGCGAGCGCGCGGCGGCGAGGCCCGGGCCCGCCCGGACCCCCGCGCCGCTCGCGGGGCCCTCGAGCCCGTGGCGGGCGCTCCGGGAGGACGCGCGCTTCGCCTACGCGCTCCGCCACCCCGGCGGCCGCGGCGGCTGGTGGGCGCGGGCGAAGGTCCTCGCGGGCGCGCGCGGCCTGCACCTGCTCGCGATCCGCAGGGTGGGGTCCGCCGCGCTGGCCTGGGGCTCCGCCTCCGGCTCGCTCCGGCCGCTGCGGCGGGGGGCGCGCCTGGGCGCGATCCTGGCGCTCCGGGCGGGGGAGGTGCTCTTCAAGAGCTCGATCACGGCCGGGGCGGTGATCGAGGGGGGCGTCTACCTCTCCGAGCGGGGCCACATCATCATCGGGCCGCGCTCCATGGGGGCGGGGACGATCGTCCACGACCACGTCACCATCGGCCGCGGCGCGCTGCCGGAGGACAAGCCGGACATCGGGCGCGGGGTGTGGATCGGGCCGCGCTGCGTGATCTTCGGGAGGATCCGCGTAGGCGACGGGGCGACGGTGCTGCCGGACACCGTGCTCAGCGTGAGCGTGCCGGCGGGCGCGGTCGTCCAGGGCAATCCGGCGCGCGTCGTGCGGCGCGAGGCCGACCACGGCGCGCTGCGGCGCGGCCTCGCGGCGGCGTGCGGCTCGCCGCCCGGGACCGGCGCGGGGTGA
- a CDS encoding lipopolysaccharide biosynthesis protein, translated as MESLRSRALASFSWSVLAKLVSQGTTLVGTLLLARLLPVADFGLVAMAQIYLGFLQQFIDAGFLYALIQRPTLTQRELAGSFWLLLVAGCAGFGASVLARPLLDLVFGTPGIGTIIAVQSSILLFLPFRTVAQAILAHDVRVDELSKREAAIAVLRVAVSIALALRGAGVWSLILPQILAEMAFSMSCYRRARWRLTFELSWEAMRPLVRYGVDITLSKIAWFGASRADQFIVGRFLGPTVLGLYALAWQFAGALPQFASATLSRVVFPVFSRLQGEVDRLRQAFLDVTRYTAFVALPALAGLALVAPQLFALMLNASWRPAVGATQLLCALAFFKVVEATAGSVINARAGTRRNLVLNVLSLVATVVGVGLGARLGGLTGVAAGVGLASAPVTLLFVRGAMRECGGTLGAWLATLKGPLAATLAMSAAVAATDAALVTEAPAPRLAALVSAGVTAYALAVLVVGREAVAELRRLRQPSYHRGTP; from the coding sequence GTGGAATCGCTCCGCTCCCGCGCGCTAGCCTCGTTCTCCTGGAGCGTGCTCGCGAAGCTCGTGTCCCAGGGCACGACGCTCGTCGGCACGCTGCTCCTGGCGCGCCTGCTGCCCGTGGCCGACTTCGGGCTGGTGGCGATGGCCCAGATCTACCTGGGCTTCCTGCAGCAGTTCATCGACGCCGGGTTCCTCTACGCGCTCATCCAGCGCCCCACCCTCACCCAGCGCGAGCTCGCCGGCTCCTTCTGGCTGCTGCTGGTCGCCGGCTGCGCCGGGTTCGGCGCCTCCGTGCTGGCGCGCCCCCTCCTCGACCTCGTCTTCGGCACCCCGGGGATCGGGACGATCATCGCGGTGCAGAGCAGCATCCTCCTCTTCCTGCCGTTCCGCACGGTGGCGCAGGCGATCCTCGCGCACGACGTGCGCGTGGACGAGCTCTCGAAGCGGGAGGCGGCCATCGCAGTCCTGCGCGTCGCGGTCTCGATCGCGCTCGCGCTCCGCGGGGCGGGCGTGTGGAGCCTCATCCTCCCGCAGATCCTGGCAGAGATGGCGTTCTCGATGTCCTGCTACCGGCGCGCGCGGTGGCGCCTCACCTTCGAGCTCTCCTGGGAGGCGATGCGGCCGCTCGTCCGGTACGGGGTGGACATCACGCTCTCCAAGATCGCGTGGTTCGGCGCGAGCCGCGCCGACCAGTTCATCGTCGGCCGCTTCCTCGGGCCGACGGTGCTCGGGCTCTACGCGCTCGCCTGGCAGTTCGCGGGGGCGCTGCCCCAGTTCGCCTCGGCCACGCTCTCCCGCGTGGTGTTCCCGGTCTTCTCGCGCCTGCAGGGCGAGGTGGACCGGCTGCGCCAGGCGTTCCTCGACGTCACGCGGTACACCGCCTTCGTCGCGCTGCCGGCGCTGGCCGGCCTGGCGCTGGTGGCGCCGCAGCTCTTCGCGCTCATGCTCAACGCCTCCTGGCGCCCCGCCGTCGGGGCCACCCAGCTGCTCTGCGCGCTCGCCTTCTTCAAGGTCGTGGAGGCGACCGCCGGGTCGGTCATCAACGCCCGGGCGGGCACGCGCCGGAACCTCGTGCTGAACGTGCTCTCGCTCGTCGCCACGGTGGTGGGCGTCGGGCTCGGCGCGAGGCTCGGCGGGCTCACCGGCGTGGCCGCGGGCGTGGGGCTCGCCTCCGCGCCGGTGACGCTGCTCTTCGTGCGCGGCGCGATGCGGGAGTGCGGGGGCACGCTGGGCGCCTGGCTCGCGACGCTCAAGGGGCCGCTCGCGGCCACGCTGGCGATGTCCGCGGCGGTGGCCGCCACCGACGCCGCCCTGGTGACGGAGGCCCCGGCGCCGCGCCTCGCCGCGCTGGTGTCGGCTGGGGTGACGGCGTACGCGCTGGCGGTGCTGGTCGTGGGGCGCGAGGCCGTCGCCGAGCTCCGGCGCCTGCGCCAGCCGAGCTACCACCGGGGGACGCCATGA
- a CDS encoding glycosyltransferase family 4 protein — protein MSGRRRIAFVVPDLQLGGAERQVVDLVNHLDHERFEATLFTFEAADDLGAAVDPRVRRVRALRRSRFDTGPVDQLARLLREERTELVHCTLQMALLVARGAIHRSGRGLPLVEAIHTTQNRGRRLELADRLLYVPLMSGCDRVITVCDAQRRFWASKYPALRPKLVTVPNGIDLDRYRDDVPAARKAALRRELGVEGGELVLGMVAAIRPEKNHAGILEAAARLAEGGHRVKLLFAGGAPDPRDEERLRRRTRELGLGERVRWLGSLRDPRELISILDAGILFSTAESLPLALLECLAMGKPVVAAAIGGVSEIVVPGENGLLVAPRDTAAFASAVARLAADRELLRGLSARARPSVEARFSVQQMARRTEAVLEEVLDGRAGARAGRRARAAAAPQEDIRRRA, from the coding sequence GTGAGCGGCCGGCGCCGGATCGCCTTCGTGGTGCCGGACCTCCAGCTCGGCGGCGCCGAGCGGCAGGTGGTCGACCTCGTGAACCACCTCGACCACGAGCGGTTCGAGGCGACGCTGTTCACCTTCGAGGCGGCCGACGACCTCGGGGCGGCGGTCGACCCGCGGGTGCGCCGCGTCCGGGCGCTCCGGCGCTCCCGGTTCGACACCGGGCCGGTCGACCAGCTCGCGCGCCTGCTGCGGGAGGAGCGGACGGAGCTCGTCCACTGCACGCTGCAGATGGCGCTGCTCGTCGCGCGCGGCGCCATCCACCGCTCCGGGCGCGGGCTCCCGCTCGTGGAGGCGATCCACACCACCCAGAACCGCGGCCGGCGGCTGGAGCTCGCCGACCGGCTGCTCTACGTGCCGCTCATGAGCGGCTGCGACCGCGTGATCACGGTGTGCGACGCCCAGCGGCGGTTCTGGGCCTCGAAGTACCCCGCGCTCCGCCCGAAGCTCGTCACCGTGCCCAACGGGATCGACCTCGACCGGTACCGGGACGACGTCCCGGCCGCGCGAAAGGCGGCGCTGCGGCGCGAGCTCGGCGTCGAGGGCGGCGAGCTCGTGCTCGGGATGGTGGCGGCGATCCGGCCGGAGAAGAACCACGCCGGCATCCTCGAGGCCGCCGCCCGGCTCGCGGAGGGCGGCCACCGGGTGAAGCTCCTCTTCGCCGGCGGCGCGCCCGACCCGCGCGACGAGGAGCGCCTCCGGCGGAGGACGCGCGAGCTCGGGCTCGGCGAGCGCGTCCGCTGGCTGGGCTCCCTGCGCGATCCCCGGGAGCTCATCTCCATCCTGGACGCCGGCATCCTGTTCTCCACCGCCGAGTCCCTGCCGCTCGCCCTGCTCGAGTGCCTGGCGATGGGGAAGCCGGTGGTGGCCGCCGCCATCGGGGGCGTGTCCGAGATCGTGGTGCCCGGGGAGAACGGGCTGCTCGTCGCGCCGCGCGACACGGCTGCCTTCGCCTCGGCGGTGGCGCGCCTGGCCGCGGACCGGGAGCTCCTGCGCGGCCTTTCGGCCCGCGCCCGGCCGTCGGTCGAGGCGCGCTTCTCCGTGCAGCAGATGGCGCGCCGCACGGAGGCGGTCCTGGAGGAGGTCCTCGACGGCCGGGCGGGCGCCCGCGCCGGGCGCCGGGCGCGCGCGGCCGCGGCGCCTCAGGAGGACATCAGGCGCCGCGCGTGA
- a CDS encoding O-antigen ligase family protein: MVVLLPALAVLPVLALEAKWRLFYAAVVFFAVPIALTVRDTRLWLFLAGAASAFNFTKILRETAPGASGESLALSALDVPLAMMLVALFLRATSGGAVRLDRTARGVLGLGLAFVGWLGYCALGARHPDASAAQVLVYCRLLLALALVAACATDAARVRWAQAGLFLGLFAQSALAIAQRVAGSSFGLYEHFEESTAAGVFTRSGGTLNPTVLSEYIGVLAPLVLAAAFTVRRRAAAAALLALFGAAAVASAATLSRAGLVNLGLSTIAVAALALPNAAVPRSRKLFVSWALPLVALVVAAYFAHAVLARVTEVSAEVQGDDGRAAQLEQARDMILANPLTGVGPGNYVAAMGAYGPVLPYPVHNKFLLVTAESGVPGGVLYLALWALTLAAFVRRARRAAGAARMWHGAAAAALGATLLNMNTDVYGAGGAPELALFLVAGLGLGAWAGAGEPARQAVGAWRRPWNRSAPAR, encoded by the coding sequence GTGGTGGTCCTCTTGCCGGCGCTCGCGGTGCTGCCGGTGCTGGCGCTCGAGGCGAAGTGGCGCCTCTTCTACGCGGCGGTGGTGTTCTTCGCCGTTCCCATCGCGCTCACGGTCCGGGACACCAGGCTGTGGCTGTTCCTCGCCGGCGCCGCGTCGGCCTTCAACTTCACCAAGATCCTGCGGGAGACCGCGCCCGGCGCCTCCGGCGAGAGCCTGGCCCTGAGCGCGCTCGACGTCCCCCTCGCGATGATGCTGGTGGCGCTCTTCCTGCGGGCCACCTCCGGCGGTGCCGTGCGCCTCGACCGGACCGCCCGCGGCGTCCTGGGGCTCGGGCTCGCCTTCGTCGGCTGGCTCGGCTACTGCGCGCTCGGCGCGCGGCACCCCGACGCCTCCGCCGCGCAGGTGCTGGTCTACTGCCGGCTGCTCCTCGCCCTGGCGCTGGTGGCCGCCTGCGCCACCGACGCCGCCCGCGTGCGCTGGGCGCAGGCCGGGCTGTTCCTCGGGCTCTTCGCCCAGTCCGCCCTCGCCATCGCCCAGCGGGTCGCCGGCAGCTCCTTCGGCCTGTACGAGCACTTCGAGGAGAGCACGGCCGCCGGCGTGTTCACCCGCAGCGGCGGGACGCTCAACCCCACCGTGCTCTCCGAGTACATCGGGGTGCTGGCCCCGCTCGTCCTGGCGGCCGCGTTCACGGTGCGCCGCCGCGCTGCCGCGGCGGCGCTGCTCGCGCTCTTCGGCGCGGCGGCGGTGGCCTCCGCCGCGACGCTCTCGCGCGCGGGGCTCGTCAACCTCGGGCTCAGCACCATCGCCGTGGCCGCCCTCGCCCTGCCGAACGCCGCCGTGCCCCGCTCCCGCAAGCTCTTCGTGAGCTGGGCCCTCCCGCTCGTCGCGCTCGTCGTGGCGGCCTACTTCGCCCACGCGGTGCTGGCGCGGGTCACCGAGGTCTCGGCCGAGGTGCAGGGCGACGACGGCCGCGCGGCCCAGCTCGAGCAGGCGCGCGACATGATCCTCGCGAACCCGCTCACCGGCGTCGGCCCCGGCAACTACGTCGCCGCGATGGGCGCCTACGGGCCGGTCCTGCCCTACCCGGTCCACAACAAGTTCCTGCTGGTCACCGCCGAGTCCGGGGTCCCGGGCGGCGTCCTGTACCTGGCGCTCTGGGCGCTCACGCTGGCGGCCTTCGTCCGGCGCGCGCGCCGCGCGGCCGGCGCCGCGCGGATGTGGCACGGGGCGGCCGCGGCGGCGCTCGGGGCGACGCTGCTCAACATGAACACCGACGTGTACGGGGCGGGCGGCGCGCCCGAGCTGGCCCTGTTCCTGGTGGCGGGGCTCGGGCTCGGCGCGTGGGCGGGCGCGGGCGAGCCGGCGCGGCAGGCCGTCGGAGCGTGGAGACGACCGTGGAATCGCTCCGCTCCCGCGCGCTAG
- a CDS encoding glucosamine inositolphosphorylceramide transferase family protein yields the protein MDDRQPLPGRRGLLSKVPGRLPIYSIGIYTGPSPLALASPATGLANPVLTRESVTDHYASFIADPFMIRAGGSWHMFFEALNWEGSRRKGEIAHAVSADAFHWSYQGVVLAEPFHLSYPYVFEWQSERYMIPESSEAGAVRLYRAQRFPDRWTFVKDLLVGPVHLDSSIFHRDGRWWLLTNTDEERGTLHLFHATELLGPWVEHPRSPVVRSDLALGRPAGRVISVGDRLLRFAQDCRQAYGASVAAVEITRLTPTEYEERPLAERPVLAGTGQGWNRVGMHHLDAHQLEDGSWIACVDGWLDRFRRPRELAAWAADHARRLMSS from the coding sequence ATGGACGACCGGCAGCCGCTCCCCGGCAGGCGTGGGCTCCTCTCGAAGGTCCCTGGCCGGTTGCCCATCTACTCGATCGGCATCTACACCGGTCCGTCCCCGCTGGCGCTCGCCTCGCCCGCCACCGGCCTCGCGAACCCGGTGCTCACGCGCGAGAGCGTCACCGACCACTACGCCAGCTTCATCGCCGACCCGTTCATGATCCGGGCGGGCGGGAGCTGGCACATGTTCTTCGAGGCGCTCAACTGGGAGGGGAGCCGGCGGAAGGGCGAGATCGCCCACGCCGTGAGCGCCGACGCCTTCCACTGGTCGTACCAGGGGGTGGTGCTGGCGGAGCCGTTCCACCTCTCGTACCCCTACGTCTTCGAGTGGCAGTCCGAGCGCTACATGATCCCGGAGAGCTCGGAGGCGGGCGCGGTCAGGCTCTACCGGGCGCAGCGGTTCCCCGACCGCTGGACCTTCGTGAAGGACCTGCTCGTCGGCCCGGTGCACCTCGACAGCTCGATCTTCCACCGCGACGGCCGCTGGTGGCTGCTCACCAACACCGACGAGGAGCGGGGGACGCTGCACCTCTTCCACGCGACGGAGCTCCTCGGACCGTGGGTCGAGCACCCGCGGAGCCCGGTGGTGCGGTCGGACCTCGCGCTGGGGCGGCCCGCCGGCCGGGTCATCTCGGTCGGCGACCGCCTCCTCCGCTTCGCGCAGGATTGCCGGCAGGCCTACGGCGCCAGCGTGGCCGCGGTCGAGATCACCCGCCTCACCCCCACCGAGTACGAGGAGCGGCCGCTGGCCGAGCGCCCCGTGCTGGCGGGCACCGGCCAGGGCTGGAACCGGGTCGGCATGCACCACCTCGACGCCCACCAGCTCGAGGACGGGAGCTGGATCGCGTGCGTCGACGGCTGGCTCGACCGGTTCCGCCGCCCGCGCGAGCTGGCCGCCTGGGCGGCGGATCACGCGCGGCGCCTGATGTCCTCCTGA
- the wecB gene encoding non-hydrolyzing UDP-N-acetylglucosamine 2-epimerase, translating to MSGRTKILHVVGARPNFMKIAPVMQAVAKAGFAEQKLVHTGQHYDVAMSDVFFTDLGMPVPDLHLAVGSGSHAEQTAKVLVAFERVCLAEQPDLVVVAGDVNSTLACALDCAKLRIPCAHVEAGLRSFDLAMPEEVNRIVTDRLCEILLTPSPDADENLRREGTDPARVFRVGNVMIDTLRAHLPLARATGSPARHGVQPGAYGVLTLHRPSNVDDPAVLAGLLEAVGELQRQLPIVFPAHPRTRRRLEESGLAARAAAMGGLHLCEPLGYLEFLGLVAGAKLVLTDSGGLQEETTALGIPCLTLRENTERPVTVSEGTNTLVGVDPRRIAAEARLALSGQGKAGRVPALWDGHAAERIAEVLRTWRR from the coding sequence GTGAGCGGACGAACGAAGATCCTCCACGTCGTCGGCGCCCGGCCCAACTTCATGAAGATCGCGCCGGTGATGCAGGCCGTCGCGAAGGCCGGCTTCGCCGAGCAGAAGCTCGTCCACACCGGCCAGCACTACGACGTGGCGATGTCCGACGTCTTCTTCACCGACCTCGGCATGCCGGTCCCGGACCTGCACCTCGCGGTGGGCTCGGGCTCGCACGCGGAGCAGACGGCGAAGGTGCTGGTCGCCTTCGAGCGCGTCTGCCTCGCGGAGCAGCCCGACCTGGTGGTGGTGGCGGGGGACGTGAACTCCACCCTCGCCTGCGCCCTCGACTGCGCGAAGCTCCGCATCCCCTGCGCGCACGTCGAGGCGGGGCTCCGCTCCTTCGACCTCGCCATGCCGGAGGAGGTGAACCGGATCGTCACCGACCGGCTGTGCGAGATCCTCCTCACGCCCTCGCCGGACGCGGACGAGAACCTCCGGCGCGAGGGGACCGACCCGGCCCGCGTCTTCCGGGTCGGCAACGTCATGATCGACACCCTCCGGGCGCACCTGCCGCTGGCGCGCGCCACCGGCTCGCCCGCCCGCCACGGCGTCCAGCCCGGCGCGTACGGCGTCCTCACGCTCCACCGGCCCTCCAACGTGGACGACCCGGCGGTGCTGGCCGGCCTGCTCGAGGCGGTGGGCGAGCTCCAGCGCCAGCTCCCCATCGTCTTCCCCGCCCACCCGCGCACCCGCCGGCGGCTGGAGGAGTCCGGGCTCGCCGCCCGGGCAGCCGCCATGGGCGGGCTGCACCTGTGCGAGCCGCTCGGCTACCTCGAGTTCCTCGGCCTCGTCGCCGGCGCGAAGCTCGTCCTCACCGACTCGGGCGGCTTGCAGGAGGAGACGACCGCGCTCGGCATCCCTTGCCTCACCCTGCGCGAGAACACCGAGCGGCCGGTCACGGTCTCCGAGGGGACGAACACGCTCGTCGGCGTCGACCCGCGCCGCATCGCCGCGGAGGCGCGCCTGGCCCTCTCCGGCCAGGGCAAGGCGGGCCGCGTCCCGGCGCTGTGGGACGGCCACGCCGCCGAGCGGATCGCGGAGGTGCTCCGGACCTGGAGGCGGTGA